GTCGCGCAGGATGCCGCCGACGACGGCCATCGGCCGCTGCGCCCCCTGCAGCAGGTTCGCCGGGGCGTAGGCGAGCTCGCCGAAGCCGATGGCCTCCGAGTCGGCGAGGAGGGTGCCGTGGACGATGCGCGGCACGTGCGCCCAGTAGCAGCAGGCGAGGCACATGGGGCACGGCTCGCCGGTGGCGTAGACGGTGCAACCGGCGAGCTCGTGCGACGCGAGGGCGCCGGCGGCGGCGCGGATCGCGTTCACCTCGGCGTGCGCGGAGGGGTCGCTGTCGCGCAGCACGGTATTGTGGGCGCGGGCGATGATCCGCCCGTCGCGCACCACGCAGGCGCCGAACGGTGACTGTCCGGCGCGCACGCCGACGTGGGCGATCGCGATGGCCTCGCGCATGAAGCGCGCGTCGCCGGCGGGCATCCCCGAGCGAGGCTGTTACGCCGTTGGGCTGTTACGCCGTCAGGGGAGGAAATCTCCGGCCCCTAACAGCCAACAGCCCAACAGCCGACAGCTTTCGTCCTTCAGTAGGCGATCACCGAGCGCGCCACCTCGCCCTTCTCCATCGCCGTGAAGGCGGCGTTCACGTCGTCGAGCTTGATGGTGCGCGACACCAGCTCGTCGATCTTGAGCTTCTTGCTCATGTAGAGGTCGATCAGCTTCACCATGTCGCGGTGCAGATTGCCGGAGCCGTAGAGCGAGCCGATGACGCCCTTCTCCTCGAGGGTGAGCGAGAAGCCGGGGATGGTCAGGTCGGTGCCCATCGCCGGCACGCCGACGACGACCACCTTGCCGCCGCGCTTGAGCGAGTTGTAGGCCTCGGACACCACCGGGGCGGCGCCGATGACCTCGAAGGCGTAGTCGACGCCGAGGCCGCCGGTGAGCTCGCGGATCGCCATCGCCGCGTCGGTCTCCTTGCCGTTCACCACGTCGGTGGCGCCGAACTGCTTCGCCATCTCGAGCTTCGACGGCACGACGTCGACGGCGATGATGCGCGCCGCGCCGGCCAGGGCCGCGCCCTGGATGACGTTGAGGCCGACGCCGCCGCAGCCCCACACGGCGACCACGTCGCCGGGCTGCACGCGGGCGGTGTTGATCGCCGCGCCGACCCCGGTCATGACGCCGCAGCCCACCAGGCAGGCGCGATCGAGCGGCGCGTCCTCGCGGATCTTGATCGCCGCGTTGGCCTTGACGACGGTGTGGTCGGCGAACGAGCCGACGCCCGCCATGCGGCTGATCGGCATGCCGTCCTTCTCGAAGACGAAGTCCTCGCCCGCCATCGCCGACTGCAGACCCGCCTCGCAGAGATGGGGCTTGGCGTGCACGCAGTAGTGACAGCGGCCGCAGGGCTGCACCCAGGCGAGGACGACGTGGTCGCCCGGCTTGAGATGCGTCACGCCCTTGCCGACCTCCTCGACGATGCCCGCGCCCTCGTGCCCGAGGATGCACGGCGGCGGCATCGGCAGCTTCGCCTGGAGCACCGAGAGATCCGAGTGGCAGACGCCGCTGGCGACCACCTTCACCAGCACCTCATCCTCGCGCGGACTCTTGAGCGTGAAGGACTCGACCTTCAGCGGCTCGTTGAATGCGTACATGCATGCGCCCTTGACCATCAGTGCCTCCCTCGATTAGCGATGTGCGGCCCGCACGGGCTCGGTGATCCGTCACTGCTACGACGAACCGATCCGCAGCGTCAAACCCGGGGCGTGAGAAGGCAGGCAGCGCAGAGAACAGAGCGGTCCACGGAGGGTCGCGCCGCTGAACGCGGCGCCTCTCTCGCGCCGCTCGGGTGAGCCGCATGCAGCGCGACGAGGACTGGAAGCGGTATCCGTACGCCCTGGTCGCGGGCGATCCGGAGCTCGTCTTCCCCGCCGCCGAGGGGGATCAGGGCGCCGAGTCGAACACCTACTACGTCGCCGGACGGCTGCGCGGCCGGACCAGCGGACGCGAGTGGGCGTTCCTCGTCATCTTCACCTTCAACCACGTGCGCAAGCTGCTGCGCGCCGACTTCTACACCCTGGCGCTGTTCGACCTCGGCAGCGGCGACTACGGCACCTTCTCGGAGACCGACCTGCCGCGTCCACCGCGCATCCGCCGCCGGCACAAGCTGTCGGTGGCGCGCGGCCATCTCGACCTCGCCTTCCGCGGCGCCGAGGGCACCAGCACCTGGGCGACGCGACGCCGCGCCGACGGCACCCTGGAACCGTTCAGCTACGCCGTCGCCCTGCACGGCCGCGACGCCGACGGGCGGCGCATGCACCTCGAGCTGGCGCTGGACACCGGCAAGCCGCCGATGCCGGTGGGCGGCCTGCAGGCCGGCGGCGTCAAGACCTGCATGGGGCAGTACGGCACCCACTCGTACTTCCAGAGCGACGTCCGCTTCCGCGGCACGCTGGCATGGGGCGACGCGCGCGAGGAGGTCGAGGGCGACTCGGGCTGGATCGACCGGCAGTGGACGCCGCGCCACCTCGGCAGCCACAACGACTGGCGCAATCGCCGCTACCGTCACGAGTGGCGGCAGATCCATCTCGACAACGGCATGGAGCTGAGCGTCTGGCTGCACGTCGACCGCATGCGCGGCAACCGTCCGATCCCGTTCAGCGGCGCCACCGCCGCGACCCCGGACGGCCGCGTCGTCGCCACCAGCGAGCTCACCATCGAACGCCACTCGTGGGTGCGCGACCCGGGGCGGGTGCGGCCGCGCAGCCGGCTGACCCGCGGCGCCCAGTACCTGGCCGACCGCTACCGGCTGATCGTCCCCGCCTGGGAGCTCGACGTGTGCTCCGAGCCGCTCGTGCCGGCGCCGGCGCACGTGCTGCCGATCGAATACTGGAGCGGGCCGACGCGCGTCCGCGGCGCCGTCGGCGGCCGGCCGGTGCGCGGCCTCGGCTTCCACGAGCGCACCTGGGTGTTCGCGCGCGATTTCGAGCTGGTCGACGTGCTGCGCGGCACCCTGCGCCACCTGCCGGCGGACGCCTTCCCCGCCGCGTCGCCCGGACCGCTGGCGCTGAGCGACCAGGCCTGGGAGGTCGACGCGTTCCTCAGCCACGGCGGCCGCGCCGCCGCGCGCGCCCACCTGCGGAATCGGCTGCGGCCGCACGTCGAGGCCCTCGCCGAACCGCATCGCGGCCACGTCCTGCGGATCATGGCCGACCTCGACGCGACGCTGCGCTGAGTCGCCACGGGAGGCGGCGGATCCGCCGGTTCGTTGCACGGCGACGGCACGGACGCTAAGGCCCGAGGAAACCGGGGGAGGGCAGACATGATCACCATCGTGGCCAGGATGCGCATCAAGGCCGACAAGACGGCCGACGCGGAGCGGGCGCTGCTCGACATGATCGAGTACGTGCGCGCCAACGAGCCGGGGACGCTGCGCTACACGCTGCACCGCGGCATCGGCGACGCCGCGCAACTGTTGATGTACGAGCAGTACGCGGACCAGGCGGCGGTCGACGCGCACGGCACCAGCGCGCGCATCCAGCAACTGTTCGCGACGCTCGGACCGCTGCTCGAGGGGCAGCCGTCGATCGAGATGTTCACCGAAGTCGGCGGCAAGAAGTGAGCTTGCGGAAAGGATCGCTCCACATGGCACTGCTGAAGGATCGGGTCGCGATCGTCACCGGCGCTGGGCGCGGGTTGGGACGCGAGGAGGCATTGGCGCTGGCCGCCGAGGGCGCGCGGGTGATCGTCAACGACGTCGGCGTCTCGGTGAGCGGCGAGGGCGGCGATCAGACGCCGGCGCAGGCGGTGGTCGACGAGATCGCCGCGGCCGGCGGCGAGGCGATCGCCAACTACAGCGACATCGCCGATTGGCACGCCGCCAAGGGGCTCGTCGATCTCGCGTACGAGCGCTTCGGGCGGCTCGACATCCTGGTCAACAACGCCGGCGTCCTGCGCGATCGGATGAATTTCAACATGGCGGAGGACGAATTCGACCTCGTGCTGAAGGTGCACTGCAAGGGCCACTTCGCCATGACCCGACACGCCTGCGCGCGCTGGCGCGAGCTCGCCAAGCAGACCGGCAAGACCTATGGGCGGATCATCAACACGTCGTCGGAGGCCGGCCTGATGGGCTCGGCCGGCAACAGCAACTACGCGATGGCCAAGGCGG
The genomic region above belongs to bacterium and contains:
- a CDS encoding nucleoside deaminase yields the protein MREAIAIAHVGVRAGQSPFGACVVRDGRIIARAHNTVLRDSDPSAHAEVNAIRAAAGALASHELAGCTVYATGEPCPMCLACCYWAHVPRIVHGTLLADSEAIGFGELAYAPANLLQGAQRPMAVVGGILRDECLGIFRAWQARGGRETY
- a CDS encoding Zn-dependent alcohol dehydrogenase, coding for MVKGACMYAFNEPLKVESFTLKSPREDEVLVKVVASGVCHSDLSVLQAKLPMPPPCILGHEGAGIVEEVGKGVTHLKPGDHVVLAWVQPCGRCHYCVHAKPHLCEAGLQSAMAGEDFVFEKDGMPISRMAGVGSFADHTVVKANAAIKIREDAPLDRACLVGCGVMTGVGAAINTARVQPGDVVAVWGCGGVGLNVIQGAALAGAARIIAVDVVPSKLEMAKQFGATDVVNGKETDAAMAIRELTGGLGVDYAFEVIGAAPVVSEAYNSLKRGGKVVVVGVPAMGTDLTIPGFSLTLEEKGVIGSLYGSGNLHRDMVKLIDLYMSKKLKIDELVSRTIKLDDVNAAFTAMEKGEVARSVIAY
- a CDS encoding secreted hydrolase; amino-acid sequence: MQRDEDWKRYPYALVAGDPELVFPAAEGDQGAESNTYYVAGRLRGRTSGREWAFLVIFTFNHVRKLLRADFYTLALFDLGSGDYGTFSETDLPRPPRIRRRHKLSVARGHLDLAFRGAEGTSTWATRRRADGTLEPFSYAVALHGRDADGRRMHLELALDTGKPPMPVGGLQAGGVKTCMGQYGTHSYFQSDVRFRGTLAWGDAREEVEGDSGWIDRQWTPRHLGSHNDWRNRRYRHEWRQIHLDNGMELSVWLHVDRMRGNRPIPFSGATAATPDGRVVATSELTIERHSWVRDPGRVRPRSRLTRGAQYLADRYRLIVPAWELDVCSEPLVPAPAHVLPIEYWSGPTRVRGAVGGRPVRGLGFHERTWVFARDFELVDVLRGTLRHLPADAFPAASPGPLALSDQAWEVDAFLSHGGRAAARAHLRNRLRPHVEALAEPHRGHVLRIMADLDATLR
- a CDS encoding antibiotic biosynthesis monooxygenase, which translates into the protein MITIVARMRIKADKTADAERALLDMIEYVRANEPGTLRYTLHRGIGDAAQLLMYEQYADQAAVDAHGTSARIQQLFATLGPLLEGQPSIEMFTEVGGKK
- a CDS encoding SDR family NAD(P)-dependent oxidoreductase, which encodes MALLKDRVAIVTGAGRGLGREEALALAAEGARVIVNDVGVSVSGEGGDQTPAQAVVDEIAAAGGEAIANYSDIADWHAAKGLVDLAYERFGRLDILVNNAGVLRDRMNFNMAEDEFDLVLKVHCKGHFAMTRHACARWRELAKQTGKTYGRIINTSSEAGLMGSAGNSNYAMAKAAIAALTISIGREMERYGVTANFIAPRARTRMTDTMPNSSMFDKPETGFDAFNPAWPAQLVVFLASEPAGDFTGQGFVVWGGEVMLVGGWHILNQISKPNAAFTAADLIARKDELFGSHPKQPGYM